The genomic DNA cttcaacatcatattcatcaacaccatcatcatcttcatcatttacCCAGAAACATAAaccataatcaacaacaacatcatcatcatcatcatcgatttCTATCAATTCCATACAccattaattcaattaaaactCATCACCATTATCAAAGACACCACTAATTCAGCAAGCTCATGTGCCacggtattccaaaaaaaatgggTCATGCTGAGAGAGAGAATGAAGAAGGAAATGGATACATCTCACATTAAAGGATCCTCCTTCCTGCATCTATTTCCTTTGATTTTCCTACATCTCATGTGCCACGTTATTCTTCAACAAACACCAATTATCAAACACACGGTCAATTTAAGAAATAGAAGGGAAATTTAAAAATCCAGTCCCACTCCTAAATCAATAACAACCCCAAATTCTCCTTACGTTGAATCTGAATCATGaaacataaaatgaaaaattcaaatcaaaatcaataacaaattaaatagCCACCGACATTTTTTCCCTCTGTAAACACCTCttcgttttcttcttctctttcccACTCGAATCTCTAACATATCTCCCTCCGTGTTTGATAGAAAATATGAGTTTCTGAATTTGGATCTGGGTATGGAAGAAAGAATGGGAAAAGTAAATTATGTGAGTGTGATTATGGTGAGATAGAAATTGATGGTGTTGATGAAAGTTATGTGAGATGATGAACAACAAGAAGAGAGAatttctcaaaaacaaaaaaaaaaccgagaagatgatgaaaagtgaaaaaaattaggtgctgATAGTTCACTTTTAAATACAATGGACATGCAATCAAAtgtttaaaattaaatcaaaaaatttagacattaaaaaactaacggagggGACCAAATTGACTGACGGAGCAAAATAAGAGGGACGGAAATGTTGATTTTAcgagttatgggaccaaaatgaaaataacaaattatttaaTGGACCAAAAGTCCAATTAAgccttaattatataattaatgtaAATACCAGTTTAATCGTACTATATTAGTTCTTTATGTTAGTTCAAAAATAAGCTCAAAAGTAAGTGAATACAAACGGACCCTTAATTGTACAATATTagttctttatatttttttttcttcttcaagtcTTTTACCGactgttgataatttttttttcccctcCCACAATGCCTGTGACTGTTTCGATGTTATGTGGCCACtgaaattataatataataactcattattttactttttctgtATGTtagaaaaaacatgttatagATTGTATCTTTTCAAAGAAACCAAagtttgtaataaaaaaatatccacgACTCATCTATTTCTTtgtttgtaataaaaaaacatgttagaTTGTATCTTTTTAAAGAAACCAAGTTATTTTAAAAACCTAGAAGTTGTCCAACaccttatttttataatgatgtcaatttaataataatttttttctctttaatcaAATTAACACTTACTTTAACtgtatttcttcaaaaaaaaaaaacacttactttaactatttttatagtgtaattttttttatacgtGCGTCCAACAAAAACATGGCAAATGTGTCCATAGagatattttagaaactaaCCTACAAAAGTGGCATATTTGAGTGGTTTGACGGgatgcatataaaaaaaattacatcgtcgatgcatacaaattaaattcatttatgTATCAAAATATCATTCCCCATATCTTAAGGGTCCATCTATCTATACATGGTATAAGAGACCACGTTACACCAAACCAAAGTTGCCAAGCAAATAACCGAAGCTATAATGCTTTCTCAAACCGTttccttaggctttgtttgcgagttgggttttggaggggaggggaaggaaaggaaaggcttATGGAGTGGTAAAtccttgtttgcgagttttaaaaaaacaagggaaaggttttggggggttttgaagggtttcatttgtccaattttaaagttcctCCAAATTGAGGGGTTTTGGGGagttaaacatacaaattgacatttttgccctcttaataattcaaaattctaattttagacattactaaaattattacaatcttttttaaaaacaacttattcaaaacaacttatttataaaaaacagcttattacgacctaattttcaaaaaccgcttattcaaaacaacttatttaaacaaaacagcttattatgacctcattttcaaaaacagcttattcaaaacaacttatttatgcaaaacaacttaatacaatctcttttttcaaaaacagcttattcaaaacagcttatttatacaaaacagcttattacgacctcattttcaaaaatcgcttattaaaaacaacttatttatacaaaacagcttattacgacctcattttcaaaaaccgcatattcaaaacaacttatttatacaaaacaacttattacgatctcattttcaaaaacagcttattcaaaacaacttatttatacaaaacagcttattacgacctcattttcaaaaacagcttattcaaaacaacttatttaagcaaaacagcttaatacgatctctttttcaaaaacagcttattcaaaacagcttattgatacaaaacaacttattacgacctcattttcaaaaacagcttattcaaaacagcttattgatataaaacagcttaatacgatctctttttcaaaaacagcttattgatataaaactgcttattcaaaacaacttatttatacaaaacagcttattacgacctcattttcaaaaacagcttattcaaaacagcttattgatATAAatcagcttaatacgatctctttttcaaaaacagcttattcaaaacagcttattacgacctcattttcaaaaactgcttattcaaagCCTTAGGCAACTTGTAACACACATTGCTATTAGAATGACATGAGATGAAATAAGATATCATAATGGAAAGAACATATTGGTTCAGATAAAGCAGAAAATCGTTTATTCTTCACAAGCATAAAAGGACACCATACACCAACAACATCCTTAATACGTCCAAAAGCTTCAGAGTCAATAGTAAATTGCCCCTGTTCACCTATAGTTGCGGTACAGAGGGGAATACATGCAACTCTCAGCATACTTGACAAGATTCTCAGGACGAGGAAGATGTGTAGCCAAGCCTACAGTGAGAgagaaatcaattttgtttagtttaaaaggaaaaaaatatacatgtctGGGACTGAGATAGCTATCTAGTATGAATGAATAAGTTAGAGTTCACACCTAGTTCATATGCCTTGGCAGCAACATTTGCAGCTATGTTGGCCGAAATTTTTCTGATATCAGAGAAAGGTGGATACGTCAAGCCCTTTTTGTAGTTCTCCTCTGTCACTTGCTTCGCTAAGGCTTCCGCTGCAACCATAAATGAGACAAATGTTCGTCATTCATTTGTCAACTATACAAGATCTAAAACCATTGTTTATGAGCAAGTACTGTTGTATGTATCATGCAAAGTTTCTCATATTAATAACTTACAGGCTGCTAGAAGCATATCATCATGTACTCGGATTGCTCCCGACATCACTATACCCAAACCAAAGCCTGGGAAAATGTAAGCATTGTTGGACTGCACTGACAAGGAAATAGTTAGATACAGTGATTTGattaaaagagagaaatagtAATGAATGTGAGGAAAGTTTTAGAACCTGGCCAGAATAATAAGTTTTGCCTTTGTATTCAACAGGATCAAATGGACTCCCGCTAGCGAAAATAGCACGACCCTTTTTACGGAAACGAGCAAACAAATTGCAGAAGTTAATATTGAATCAAAGAAGACCAATTCTTAACCGGGTCTACAGAAAAGATGTGGTCATCTGTTACTTTACCTCACTCCATGTGTATGCCTCCTCAGCTGTACACTCAGACTGTGAGGTTGGATTGGAAAGAGCCAAAATGAGAGGAATCTGCAGGCCAAACATGATTGAGATATATTTTCTAACTGTCTGTTTGaaattatatgtataaataCTCATTATGAGAGCGAGTGAGATAAGATTTTACTTTATTGATTTCTGTCATAGCCTCAACTACTTCCTTTGTAAATGTTTTTCCCACTCCTGATGATCCAATCAGAACCGTAGGCTTGATTATCTGAAATTTAAGATGGTTATAGATAAGAACATGTCTAAAGGAAACCTACTGCGAGTCATCGAAGGACATATTTTGATACCTTAACAGCATCTAGGAGAGTGCTAACAGGCTCGTGTTCATGAGCCCAAGGCTTCTTGAAGTGTTGAAGTGAATTCGCTCGTGAACTAACAATTAAACCCTGTAAGAGAATAAATTAGTTAAGAAAAAAAGAgccaatttgaaattttgaaaaatgaagtcttcaacataaaattttcCATGAAATTTTATCATGTTCTTACCTTTGAGTCTACAAGCCATATCTTCTTACGACTCTCTTCTATAGGTGCCTTAGTCTGCAACAGAAACAGTAGAAATAAACAGAAGAACATCACcatttgtaattaaaaaaatgaacaaaagaaACCAGTGTTACTGGTATATGAACAACAAATAGCTAATTCACCTGCTTTGACATCTCAAGAGCAATTAGCTCAGCTATACCAGTTCCTGCCtgaaatcataacaaaaaatgAGTTAGACAGACTAATGTAGGGAAAACAGATTATAGTCTTACTTCATCTGCATGGAAAGAAGCATGAATATCACTTGTTACTTATCAAGTACAAATGAGAAGGAAAACAGATTATATTCTTACTTCTCCAGCACCGAGGAAGAGGAATGTATGCTCAGGTAGGGTACCACCAATCAACTTCAGGGATGCTACAACTCCAGCTAGAACAACAGCTGCAGTCCCCTGAGAAAGtgcattaattaataatttaacatactaaaaaaaattaagaaatacaTGCTGGTATGTGCAAGACATAATACCTGTATATCGTCGTTGAAAACAAGATGAGTTGTACCGTATTTTGCAAGCAATTCAAAAGCATTGTGATTTGCAAAATCTTCAAACTGAAcaaatcattcaaaataataatcagACTCCGAGAAAATAGGTTCAAGAGCCTcataaattcaaatttgaaatttttaacaaccTGTACTAGAACTTTTTCACCATAGTTTTGCTTCACTGCAGTCATGAACTCGTGCAGAAGGTCATAGTATTCCTAAAAGAAGAAACCAATAAAATGTAGcctcatatataaatacaagtAAAATGATGCAGATAATATATgctgaaataataaaatgattttgaataagGGCATATATGTTATACAAACCTTCCCAGTTGCCCTCTTTTGTCTAAGGCCGATGTAAAACTCATCATTCAGTAATTTCTCATTATTTGTCCCCACATCGATTGTAACTGGTAAACACTAGCCACCagaaaaaatggaaatattAAACAAAGGAAAGTAAGAAGAATGAACAACAAAAATCATGTAAGAACACAATGATAGAATGAGAAGAGACACTAGATGGAAAATGCTTACTGCTGAAGGACGAACTCCACCTAGTGCGGAGTACAGAGCCAATTTACCAACAGGAATTCCCATACCCTGAATTTACAGGCAGCATAGTTAAATCTAGTGTTAGCATAATATCATGGTGAATTATAAGGTCTTAGGGTCTAtatgaattgacttatttgaacttatctactgacatacaCACTACTGAGACTGTTTGAAagagcttataaaaacagcttacgACAAGTCGATAAGCTCTCTAGTATAACTTATGCAAACAACTTATAGtagtttatatgattttttttttactttatagtatcttgttatagaaatagcttatacataaatacttatatgaTGAACGTTTATactataagcacttaattaagttgtttatacaAACAAGGCTTTAGGAGTTTAATTCTCCTTTAGAAATACCTGGCATCCAAGATCTCCGAGTCCTAAAATCCGCTCACCGTCAGTTACAACAATAACTTGAATACTTCTCTCAGGCCAGTTTTTTAAAACCTCAAGAATTTTTCCCCTGCAAAAGGTAAACAAAAGCTATATATAAGCCTGCAATGAATGTAGTACTTGAAATTATATACAAACGAATGTAGGAAAAATAAATCCATACTTCTCTTTCAAACTAATATATAGACCCTGAGGACGCTTGTATATGCTCCCATATTTTTGGCAAGCCTCACCAACAACCGGAGTATATACAATTGGGAGCAATTCCTCGACGTTGTCAATAAGAAGTTTGTAAAACAATCTTTCATTCCTCTCCTGTTGACCACAACAACAGGATTCTGTGTTacttttcaaatttcatatCTTCTTTTTATATAAGTGAAACGTAttaattgtcacaaaatagatGATATAAGTTGATGCTGTTAATTTAATGCAAGTGCGATGAGTTGGAATGCATGCATACCTGAAGGTCCATCATGGCCACATACTTTTGCAAAGGAACCTCATATTGGCGGATGTTGTGCATAAGCTTCTTCTCCTGTAGAAAATAAGTAACATATATTGAGAACCAAAGAAAGGAAAACAACATCTTCATAGATTGACTTGATTTGTGGataaaattcaaacaaactATAACCTGAAGTTGCTGGCTGCTGACAGTGGGAGGTAAGAGGCCACGCAAATAATGCGCATCCCTCTCTTTCTCGGTGAAAGCAAGCCCTTTGTTGTATTGTGGATCCCTCAGCAAAGAGTACCCACTGCAGTGTAGACAGACACAAACAACAAACTCAGAACAGAGAGGAGACAGATAGGTAGTTATACAATATGCTAATTACACTAAGAAATAATTCACTCTCATAGaagaaataaatagttaattagAGCTAGAACAGACTAAGCTCTAAGGGCCTGTCTGGATTGATTCAGTGTTGTCAACTCCGGATAGCGGACAATAATGGTTTATTCAAATTTTGCCGTGACATAGCGCCACTATTTGACAGCAATACTTCGTAGTTTGTACTACATAGTGTATCGCGGAACATAGCTGTGACGCCGCTATAGCTTATGCTTGACTTGACATCTTATGAGACCGTTTGAGAGAGTTTATGGTTGTCATCACATGTCCATAagttattttcagcttattttcgcAAACTCTACCAAATAACTTGTAAAAAAAGCATATAGTCTAACGATTTGacttaattattcaataaatccaAGCATTCATTAAACGTTGATGATAACATATAAGCATGCATGATAATGAACACAACCAGTTAAAAAGTAAATGAAGTTATTATGTCATGTGATGTAAGTACCTGGCAACAGAGAAGGTCCAAGGGGTGACAAGTTGATCCTCAGTAGCACAATCTTCACCGTAGACATCCTCAACACCGCCACCAACGGCGGATCTTGGGCTGAGGTCCAGCACCGACTCACCATCTCTAAAGGACTTAAGTGTGCTCTCCATCTTCTTCCAAAATGATTGATGATAACAgtagtttgtttgtttgtttctttctttgtcTGATATTTTCTTTGATCACAATAACATATGGCACACCAATTATGAAAGCTATGCTACTAAAGTCAAGATATATAGATAGAGATTCAAAGATATTATTgttaattattattagtatgCAAGTGTGTGTCGTTttctattaaaagaaaaagaccaATTAGTGCACTACTACTTTTCTTTATTTGCATTATTAGATTAGCATACCAACAGTATAATCTATAATATTAGAGATCAGGtctttttttactcaattaGTGATCAACTTGGAGCTTTATACTTTAAAAGAAGAAGGCAcgtattaataaatattattcagcaacaaaaaaatataccgTTAAAGAGCCTGTTCTTGAACACAATATTGGTTCATAGCGATATGaataattaaagaaattaacgaaaatatatatataaaagaaagggAAATAGATTGAAAAAGACATAAACTCTGTCTTTGGGTGGAAAGACATGAATAGGTGGCTCACTCTCCTCTCATATGTCACTGCGAACTGCGGTCCATGTTGTCACGTATATTCTATATTCTGTCTTGTTGAAGGtactcttttattatttttcatggagacaattttctctctaatattttatgttgtaTTTTTCCTCTCTCTATCGTTTTTAACTAACGAGAATGGAGAAGAAACACAAAAGTTATCATGAAATAGTTGTTTAACCATCGTTATTTTATGTTTCGTTTCACCTTTGTTGGtactaaaattaattataaatttgttcATAAAATATGGCTTTATTGACGAATAACGATATTATTAGACTGAATAGATACACTCGAGTTGAAACTCGAAACCTCCGAGTTGTTTGTGTGGGTTTCTCGTGGTGGTcgccttatatttttttttgtaagggtttaaaattgattatgtcAAGTTTGGTTGCTCTTTTAAGAATTGATTCTACCTAAAAGTTaaaattgaagcttttgatctAGACATAATTTTAAcacttaaattattgttttaatccattttacataaatgtattcaaacataaatcaactaaaagaggactaatatttgtattttaggattttttttttcctatattttCCCAATCATTCTATACTTCTTGTATGGATGGTTCAATTAATAAATgtgatgttaaaaaaaaaataaaagaggtcAAACAGAGTGACCAATGACTGCATTAACATGAGAcaaatctatactatatataaagaaaacaactaaTTTCCCATATGACATTAATTCCTTcaatattggtaaaaaaaatgaaaattatttgatGCATGTTAGAGAAGACGTGATAAACATGAGATGAGAGAAAGCGATATGAGAGAAATGTTAAGGCAGGTATGGCAGGTTGTGGTTTGGTGAGAGTTCAcctaagaattttttaaaatggcaACACTTGAATATACAAGTCGTGCGGCATTAACAGTGACATAGGCCGATACCATTTTTGACTTGTCAAAGTtgatttttgcattttatttggCTTATGGAAAAAAATACGTTGACACCCTATTTCCATCCACCCCTTTGTGAGAATTGCtgctgttcccacatttggttcggctgtgccacacgagtactttacgaaaatgcccttcggcagtttACTGCCGAAATTTTTAGTAAACcgacggcagttaactgccgaggaaatctgaaCTAAACCAGAACGTAGAACCAGACTTCCCCATTTTTCAAAACTTCACAAAATTCACAAATTTTCTCCAATCTTCACCAAATCTTctttcacgaattgcaagcaaatcaacTGCACATTACCACAAGTAAGTTGTGTCAATcattttaatcataatgttaatttgttttggttgatttttttaaaaaattagagtagtttgTATGTGCTTagggttgattttaaaattgacaattcgatgattgcatgtgtagtttaggaattgataaatgaatgtagttgttgcctatgttgtttaaatcataatgtggctttgaatggtgggaaatgaacacaatttgaatatgttttatactttgcacacaaagtgtttgataaaatgcctcaatgacaattttattgattatttagttagtttaggttaagGAAATGATataaatgatgttaattatagtttggttaagtgtatattgattttttagttagtttaggttacgagaattatgatggacacaaatgatttagttgtatagaaatgattaagtgtatgttaattattgaatgatgtttaagttattatggaaatgatggacataaattttattgtaatgatgattatattgaatgattttaggttatggaaatgatgttcattgttgtgcttttaatgagtttgattatgtttatgtttagtttaggtttaatgtgtttgattaggttatgaagatgatgttaattttattattttttgtgtagatatggccgatcaggaccccattgatccatctaagatgattggtggtaggtgtgcgatgactcagagccaccggAGGGAGAGGCAGAGcggccacatcccaaagaggggtagaggtcggaggggagatggTTCAGGGagctctcaggctacacagcctgaggagtcacaggttgttgacTCGTCACAGCTTCTTGACCAGTctggggtggagtacctgaattatcaggatcaggtacaccaCGATGCGACTGATGGtggatatgaccaggatcatataccacagcAGCAACATGTAGGAGACgatgatgacattgcagcagctgctgcaccggaggtgttatctgtggaccctccctttcctggtgGACCGACATACTTATCTTTGCTCCACTCTTATGCCAgtcatgtggcgttgccactttggtataattcagataatgtaagtgtaattttttaaaatgttttttctttatgtttaattattttctttaaatgtgtgtttgtttaattattatatccacttttatatgtttatttttttaattctttttctttatgttt from Medicago truncatula cultivar Jemalong A17 chromosome 8, MtrunA17r5.0-ANR, whole genome shotgun sequence includes the following:
- the LOC11412374 gene encoding NADP-dependent malic enzyme; the encoded protein is MESTLKSFRDGESVLDLSPRSAVGGGVEDVYGEDCATEDQLVTPWTFSVASGYSLLRDPQYNKGLAFTEKERDAHYLRGLLPPTVSSQQLQEKKLMHNIRQYEVPLQKYVAMMDLQERNERLFYKLLIDNVEELLPIVYTPVVGEACQKYGSIYKRPQGLYISLKEKGKILEVLKNWPERSIQVIVVTDGERILGLGDLGCQGMGIPVGKLALYSALGGVRPSACLPVTIDVGTNNEKLLNDEFYIGLRQKRATGKEYYDLLHEFMTAVKQNYGEKVLVQFEDFANHNAFELLAKYGTTHLVFNDDIQGTAAVVLAGVVASLKLIGGTLPEHTFLFLGAGEAGTGIAELIALEMSKQTKAPIEESRKKIWLVDSKGLIVSSRANSLQHFKKPWAHEHEPVSTLLDAVKIIKPTVLIGSSGVGKTFTKEVVEAMTEINKIPLILALSNPTSQSECTAEEAYTWSEGRAIFASGSPFDPVEYKGKTYYSGQSNNAYIFPGFGLGIVMSGAIRVHDDMLLAASEALAKQVTEENYKKGLTYPPFSDIRKISANIAANVAAKAYELGLATHLPRPENLVKYAESCMYSPLYRNYR